One Triticum dicoccoides isolate Atlit2015 ecotype Zavitan chromosome 5B, WEW_v2.0, whole genome shotgun sequence genomic window carries:
- the LOC119306114 gene encoding NAC domain-containing protein 86-like — protein sequence MAPVGLPPGFRFHPTDEELVNYYLKRKIHGLHIELDIIPEVDLYKCEPWDLAEKSFLPSRDPEWYFFGPRDRKYPNGFRTNRATRAGYWKSTGKDRRVMTQQHHGGGGAGGGARAIGMKKTLVYYRGRAPQGVRTDWVMHEYRLDDKDSEDTIAIQDTYALCRVFKKNAICAEVEELQEGQCSMALLEGACQQLLAGSRTTGQEYYQTPSPDVPAGSTSGGADADADDDADKDDSWMQFISEDAWCSSTAAEESTSCAG from the exons ATGGCGCCGGTGGGTCTGCCGCCGGGTTTCCGGTTCCACCCGACAGACGAGGAGCTGGTGAACTACTACCTGAAGCGCAAGATCCACGGGCTCCACATCGAGCTCGACATCATCCCGGAGGTGGACCTCTACAAGTGCGAGCCCTGGGATCTCGCAG AGAAGTCGTTTTTGCCAAGCCGTGACCCGGAGTGGTACTTCTTCGGGCCGAGGGACCGCAAATACCCCAACGGCTTCCGGACCAACCGGGCGACGAGGGCAGGGTACTGGAAGTCCACCGGCAAGGACCGGCGCGTCATGACGCAGCAGCACCACGGCGGCGGAGGAGCCGGCGGCGGCGCACGGGCCATCGGGATGAAGAAGACGTTGGTGTACTACCGCGGGCGCGCGCCACAGGGGGTGCGCACCGACTGGGTCATGCACGAGTACCGCCTCGACGACAAGGACTCCGAGGACACCATCGCCATCCAG GACACGTACGCGCTGTGCCGGGTCTTCAAGAAGAACGCCATCTGCGCCGAGGTGGAGGAGCTGCAGGAGGGGCAGTGCAGCATGGCACTGCTCGAGGGCGCCTGCCagcagctgctcgccggcagccgcaCGACGGGCCAGGAGTACTACCAGACGCCGTCGCCGGACGTGCCCGCAGGGTCCACCTCCGGCGGTGCTGACGCCGACGCAGACGACGACGCGGACAAGGACGACTCCTGGATGCAGTTCATCTCCGAGGACGCCTGGTGCTCCAGCACCGCCGCCGAGGAGAGCACCTCCTGCGCCGGCTGA
- the LOC119306116 gene encoding NAC domain-containing protein 86-like: MAPVGLPPGFRFHPTDEELVNYYLKRKVHGQSIELDIIPEVDLYKCEPWELAEKSFLPSRDPEWYFFGPRDRKYPNGCRTNRATRAGYWKSTGKDRSINYQKRSIGMKKTLVFYQGRAPQGIRSNWVMHEYRIEESECNNTMGVQDSYALCRVFKKNVPAGEFEKQGECSSSQAKGNQEQVTEFEDAGESSTANENDKDNSWMQFIVEDLWCSNKTK; the protein is encoded by the exons ATGGCGCCGGTTGGTCTCCCCCCAGGCTTTAGGTTTCATCCAACTGATGAGGAGCTTGTGAACTATTACCTCAAGAGGAAGGTCCATGGCCAGAGCATCGAACTCGACATCATCCCAGAGGTAGACCTCTACAAGTGTGAGCCTTGGGAGCTAGCAG AGAAATCGTTCCTGCCCAGTAGAGACCCTGAGTGGTACTTCTTTGGGCCAAGGGATAGGAAGTATCCAAATGGATGCCGGACGAACCGAGCAACTCGGGCAGGATACTGGAAATCAACCGGTAAAGATCGATCCATCAACTACCAGAAGAGGTCAATCGGTATGAAGAAGACATTAGTCTTCTACCAAGGCCGAGCTCCTCAGGGGATCAGGAGCAACTGGGTCATGCATGAGTACCGCATCGAGGAAAGCGAATGCAACAACACCATGGGGGTTCAG GACTCCTATGCGCTATGTCGGGTTTTCAAGAAAAATGTGCCGGCTGGTGAATTTGAAAAACAAGGGGAATGCAGCTCATCACAGGCTAAAGGAAATCAAGAACAGGTTACAGAATTCGAGGATGCTGGAGAGTCCTCAACTGCAAACGAGAATGACAAAGACAATTCTTGGATGCAGTTCATAGTGGAAGACCTGTGGTGCAGCAACAAAACCAAGTAA
- the LOC119311527 gene encoding histone H4, producing the protein MSGRGKGGKGLGKGGAKRHRKVLRDNIQGITKPAIRRLARRGGVKRISGLIYEETRGVLKIFLENVIRDAVTYTEHARRKTVTAMDVVYALKRQGRTLYGFGG; encoded by the coding sequence atgtCGGGCCGCGGCAAGGGAGGCAAGGGGCTCGGCAAGGGCGGCGCGAAGCGCCACCGGAAGGTGCTCCGCGACAACATCCagggcatcaccaagccggcgatcCGGCGGCTGGCGCGCAGGGGCGGCGTGAAGCGCATCTCGGGgctcatctacgaggagacccgcggcgtgctcaagatcttcctcgagaacgTCATCCGCGACGCCGTCACCTACACCGAGCACGCCCGCCGCAAGACCGTCACCGCCATGGACGTCGTCTACGCGCTCAAGCGCCAGGGCCGCACCCTCTACGGCTTCGGCGGCTAG